In the Anguilla anguilla isolate fAngAng1 chromosome 7, fAngAng1.pri, whole genome shotgun sequence genome, one interval contains:
- the mfsd8 gene encoding major facilitator superfamily domain-containing protein 8, with amino-acid sequence MSQLLDSEESTPLLKGDLGSDGAPETALQCRSRWRSIRVMYFTMFLSSVGFTIVITSIWPFLQKVDKSASASFLGWVVAAYSLGQMVASPLFGLWSNHRPQREPLVCSILINVAANILYAYASLPPAHNKYYMLMARMFVGFGAGNVAVVRSYVAGATSLSERTGAMANMSACQALGFILGPALQAGLSFIGETGVWLKLLDLKLNMYTAPALLAACFGVINVLLVLIVLREHCVDDHGRHMNAINCISEERVAPSMEGNVDQVAVIMSNILFFIILFIFAVFETISTPLSMDMFAWTRKQAVLYNGIILACIGFESILVFLVVKVISQMVGDRPVLLGGLAIIFCGFFILLPWGNQYPNIQWSDLHNSSTHGLQSLTSSANSTQEPTGCPAEQTWCQFTPAIQLAQYITADVLIGVGYPACNVMSYTLYSKILGPKPQGVYMGWLTASGSGARTLGPVFVSQVYTLLGPRWAFSLICSVVLAAIILLSATYHRLIAFSVRHGHIQEYPHSDTETPPTPYSGT; translated from the exons ATGTCGCAACTGCTGGACTCAGAGGAAAGCACCCCTTTGTTGAAAGGCGATCTTGGCAG TGATGGAGCTCCTGAGACAGCACTCCAGTGTAGGAGCCGATGGAGGTCCATTCGAGTCATGTACTTCACCATGTTCCTCAGCAGTGTGG GTTTCACCATTGTGATCACATCAATATGGCCCTTTCTGCAAAAG GTAGACAAAAGTGCCAGTGCCAGCTTTCTGGGTTGGGTGGTTGCAGCCTACAGCCTAGGGCAGATGGTGGCATCTCCACTCTTCGGTCTGTGGTCGAATCACAGGCCTCAAAGAGAGCCACTGGTGTGCTCCATCCTGATCAATGTGGCAGCAAACATCCTGTACGCCTATGCCTCCCTGCCACCAGCACACAACAAGTACTACATGCTAATGGCTCGAATGTTCGTTGGATTTGGAGCAG gcAATGTGGCTGTTGTCAGATCCTATGTTGCTGGTGCAACATCGCTAAGTGAGAGGACCGGAGCAATGGCCAACATGAGTGCCTGTCAGGCCCTGGGCTTCATACTTGGTCCAG CCCTGCAGGCTGGTTTGTCCTTCATCGGCGAGACTGGTGTGTGGCTTAAGCTGTTGGACCTGAAGCTGAACATGTACACGGCCCCTGCATTGCTGGCGGCCTGCTTCGGGGTCATTAACGTCCTCTTGGTTCTCATAGTGTTGAG GGAGCACTGTGTGGACGACCATGGCAGACACATGAACGCAATCAATTGCATCTCAGAAG AACGAGTGGCACCAAGCATGGAGGGCAACGTCGACCAAGTTGCTGTGATCATGTccaacattcttttttttattatccttttcatttttgctgtcTTTGAGAC GATATCCACACCCCTTTCTATGGACATGTTCGCCTGGACCCGCAAGCAGGCAGTTCTTTACAATGGCATCATACTGGCCTGCATCGGGTTTGAGTCCATCCTGGTGTTCCTAGTGGTGAAGGTCATATCGCAGAT GGTGGGGGATCGCCCAGTCCTGCTGGGGGGTTTAGCCATCATCTTCTGTGGGTTCTTTATCCTCTTGCCCTGGGGAAACCAGTACCCCAACATCCAGTGGTCAG ACCTCCATAACAGCTCCACCCATGGGCTGCAGAGTCTCACCTCATCTGCCAACTCTACCCAGGAGCCCACGGGCTGCCCTGCTGAGCAGACATGGTGCCAGTTCACCCCTGCCATCCAGCTGGCTCAGTACATCACTGCTGATGTACTGATAGGGGTGGGATATCCAGCCTGCAACGTCATGTCTTACACTCTGTACTCTAAAATCCTGGGACCCAAACCTCAG GGCGTGTACATGGGCTGGCTGACAGCGTCAGGTAGCGGGGCGAGGACCCTGGGCCCTGTCTTTGTCTCTCAGGTATACACCCTTTTAGGCCCACGCTGGGCTTTCAGCTTAATTTGCAGTGTGGTCCTGGCAGCCATCATTCTCTTGTCTGCTACATACCACCGTCTCATCGCCTTCTCAGTGCGCCATGGCCACATACAGGAATATCCCCATTCAGACACTGAGACTCCTCCCACACCCTACTCAGGAACATAG